In a genomic window of Wyeomyia smithii strain HCP4-BCI-WySm-NY-G18 chromosome 1, ASM2978416v1, whole genome shotgun sequence:
- the LOC129716575 gene encoding uncharacterized protein LOC129716575 — protein MTSGDQVAFKQAERTKTDDASKADQCLYTKIVSGLRVYLLVNVDDILVACQESSEIDRVTKALSAKFDITDLGEPSFFLGLEIQRQNGKYSICLESYIDKITARFGQQNAKTTNCPMDTGYTSSIDTSSPFPDNTAYRSLVGALLYVSVSARPDIAVSASILGRKVCAPTENDWVAAKRVLRYLKSTKGAKLQYTNNQGLYGFSDADWAGDSSTRRSTTGYAFLYSGGAISWGSRIQHNVTLSSMESEYVVGKFPVSVR, from the exons ATGACTAGCGGGGATCAGGTCGCCTTCAAGCAGGCAGAACGAACAAAAACGGATGATGCT AGTAAAGCGGATCAGTGTTTGTACACCAAGATCGTTAGTGGACTTAGAGTCTATCTGCTCGTCAATGTCGACGACATATTGGTCGCCTGCCAAGAATCTTCGGAGATCGACCGAGTGACCAAAGCATTGAGTGCAAAGTTCGACATTACCGATTTAGGAGAGCCAAGCTTCTTTTTAGGTTTGGAAATTCAGCGACAGAACGGGAAATACAGCATATGTCTGGAGAGCTACATCGACAAAATCACTGCAAGATTCGGACAACAGAACGCCAAGACTACCAACTGTCCGATGGATACTGGGTACACTTCATCGATTGATACCAGCTCACCGTTCCCGGATAACACGGCTTACCGTAGTCTAGTTGGTGCCCTGCTTTACGTCAGTGTTAGCGCTCGTCCCGATATCGCCGTGAGTGCATCCATCCTTGGTCGGAAGGTGTGCGCTCCAACCGAAAACGATTGGGTTGCTGCGAAGAGAGTGCTTCGTTATCTAAAATCAACAAAAGGGGCTAAGCTGCAATACACGAACAACCAGGGACTTTACGGATTTTCAGATGCTGATTGGGCTGGCGATAGTAGCACTCGTCGGTCCACAACAGGCTACGCTTTCCTCTATTCAGGGGGAGCAATCTCCTGGGGCAGCAGGATCCAGCACAATGTCACGCTTAGCTCTATGGAGTCCGAGTACGTTGTTGGTAAATTTCCAGTATCGGTGCGCTGA
- the LOC129717484 gene encoding thiamine transporter 1-like, with the protein MPSRTKRWKWISLVLCIFGFLKEFRPSEPFVFQFLTGPWHNVTVEQVVQDVFPIGTYSYVAQLVVVFLITDYFRYKPLIIVGGLAGTVVWSLFVWTSSLRALQVLEVFYGTYMAADIAYWTYIYAKVDRKYYQKVTSHIRSATQAGRFLAATTSQTVIYYGLMDYLGLHYLSLAAQIATTVWAFLLPAVPKSMYFHREELPPDEEFGALQNGGKTTISSTCNRARTLLWSHSKSAYTSFTVLRYSLWYSLAVCFYYQITAYVQALWTTIGGPDTVLWNGAVEAILTLAGSLVALLAGFVPPTWLTVKPTLFGLAVIAALEGAGLLVATVTSSLLVSYIGYTIFGILHSFAITLVSSEIAKHICDDSFALIFGINTLVGLVSQTLVTIAVVDSDGWLALDVRGQFTVYGFAFVAIGLLYVGFLLVELFGSRRRELPS; encoded by the exons ATGCCATCCCGAACGAAACGTTGGAAGTGGATTTCGCTCGTTCTGTGCATTTTCGGCTTCCTGAAGGAGTTTCGTCCGAGTGAGCCGTTCGTGTTTCAGTTTCTTACCGGCCCGTGGCACAATGTTACCGTCGAACAAGTCGTCCAGGATGTGTTTCCCATCGGCACGTACTCGTACGTGGCGCAGTTGGTTGTGGTGTTTCTGATAACGGATTACTTTCGCTACAAGCCGTTGATTATCGTTGGTGGATTGGCCGGGACGGTCGTATGGTCGCTGTTCGTATGGACCAGTTCGCTGAGGGCCCTGCAAGTGCTAGAGGTGTTCTACGGGACGTACATGGCGGCCGACATTGCCTATTGGACGTACATTTATGCCAAGGTGGATCGGAAGTACTACCAGAAGGTCACCTCGCACATTCGATCGGCAACGCAGGCCGGACGGTTTCTGGCGGCGACAACATCCCAGACTGTTATTTACTATGGTTTGATGGATTATCTAGGGTTGCATTATCTCTCGCTGGCAG CCCAAATCGCTACTACCGTATGGGCCTTTTTGTTACCTGCGGTGCCAAAAAGTATGTACTTCCACCGGGAAGAGTTGCCCCCCGATGAGGAGTTTGGAGCGTTGCAGAATGGCGGGAAGACAACCATCAGTTCTACATGCAACCGGGCGAGGACTCTGCTGTGGTCCCACTCTAAATCGGCATACACTAGCTTCACTGTTCTTCGATACAGTCTGTGGTATTCTTTAGCGGTTTGTTTTTACTATCAAATCACCGCTTACGTGCAGGCCTTGTGGACCACCATCGGTGGTCCGGACACGGTCCTGTGGAACGGCGCAGTGGAAGCGATTCTTACCCTGGCGGGATCTTTAGTAGCGCTGCTCGCGGGATTTGTTCCACCGACTTGGCTGACGGTGAAACCAACTTTGTTCGGGCTAGCGGTGATTGCCGCGCTGGAAGGTGCCGGTCTGCTAGTGGCAACTGTAACCTCCAGTCTGCTGGTGTCCTACATCGGCTACACCATATTCGGGATTCTGCATTCTTTCGCGATCACGTTGGTGAGTTCGGAGATTGCGAAGCACATCTGTGACGACAGTTTTGCGTTGATTTTCGGCATCAACACGCTGGTTGGACTGGTCTCGCAAACTCTGGTGACAATCGCTGTGGTGGACAGCGATGGCTGGCTCGCGCTAGACGTCCGCGGTCAGTTCACGGTGTACGGATTTGCATTCGTGGCGATCGGGTTGCTGTACGTGGGATTCTTGCTTGTGGAGCTTTTCGGCAGCAGACGACGCGAACTGCCGAGTTAA